Proteins encoded in a region of the Candidatus Hydrogenedentota bacterium genome:
- a CDS encoding glutamate-5-semialdehyde dehydrogenase, protein MGTTQTENTALREELQRIGKQARAAANALRSTSSAVKDKALLETAKQLRASKDFLKTENERDLEGGRAKGLTAAMLDRLTLTDARIEAMAVGLEQVAALPDPVGDIVSQNVRPNGLRIAQIRQPLGVVGIIYESRPNVTADAAGLCLKSGNACVLRGGSEAIYSNLAIARVFIEAADAAGAPKHAIQMIDTTDRSAVGEMLKLDRYIDVIVPRGGKGLIARIYDESRIPVVAHLDGVCHTYVHEDADLAMASSISINAKLQRPGVCNAMETLLVHSAVAGEFLPGLAKELESKGCELRGCERTQKIIACKPATEEDWVTEYLDKILSIKIVDSLEEAIEHINEYGSHHSDAIVTDSYVAAERFLNDVDSATVYVNASTRFTDGFQFGLGAEIGISTNKLHCRGPMALKELTSLKYVIRGSGQILG, encoded by the coding sequence ATGGGAACTACGCAGACCGAGAACACCGCGTTGCGCGAAGAATTGCAGCGCATCGGCAAACAGGCGCGCGCGGCCGCAAACGCCCTTCGCTCCACTTCGTCGGCCGTCAAGGATAAGGCGCTTCTGGAGACTGCCAAGCAGTTGCGTGCTTCCAAGGATTTCCTGAAGACTGAAAACGAACGCGATCTGGAAGGGGGCCGAGCCAAGGGGTTGACTGCGGCCATGTTGGACCGCTTGACGCTGACCGACGCGCGAATCGAAGCAATGGCCGTGGGCCTGGAACAAGTGGCGGCATTGCCTGACCCGGTCGGCGATATTGTCAGCCAGAATGTCCGTCCCAATGGGCTTCGGATCGCGCAGATTCGCCAACCGCTCGGCGTCGTGGGAATCATCTACGAAAGCCGCCCCAACGTAACGGCGGATGCGGCCGGACTCTGCCTCAAATCGGGAAATGCATGCGTACTGCGCGGCGGGTCCGAAGCAATTTACTCCAACCTCGCGATTGCGCGGGTCTTTATTGAAGCGGCCGACGCGGCAGGCGCACCGAAGCATGCTATTCAGATGATAGACACGACCGATCGTTCCGCGGTGGGCGAAATGTTGAAACTGGATCGTTATATCGACGTGATCGTGCCGCGTGGCGGCAAGGGTCTCATCGCCCGCATCTACGACGAGTCGCGAATTCCGGTCGTGGCTCATCTCGACGGTGTTTGCCACACCTACGTGCACGAAGACGCCGATTTGGCGATGGCCTCCTCAATTAGCATCAATGCGAAGCTGCAGCGGCCCGGCGTATGCAATGCCATGGAAACGCTCCTGGTTCATTCCGCGGTTGCCGGCGAGTTTCTACCTGGCTTGGCGAAGGAATTGGAGTCAAAGGGCTGCGAGCTTCGGGGCTGCGAGCGCACCCAGAAGATCATCGCATGCAAGCCGGCCACGGAAGAGGATTGGGTAACCGAGTATCTCGACAAGATTCTCTCGATCAAGATTGTCGATTCACTTGAGGAAGCCATCGAGCACATCAACGAATACGGCTCGCATCATTCGGATGCGATCGTGACGGACAGCTATGTCGCCGCGGAGCGTTTCCTGAACGATGTGGACAGCGCGACGGTCTATGTGAATGCGTCGACTCGTTTCACGGACGGTTTCCAGTTTGGGCTTGGCGCGGAGATCGGGATCAGCACGAACAAGCTTCACTGCCGAGGCCCGATGGCGCTCAAGGAACTGACGTCGCTCAAATACGTCATTCGGGGGTCGGGCCAGATCCTTGGGTAA
- a CDS encoding HD domain-containing protein, translated as MLTLSIARADEYLELLRERLPDHTLRHCVSVAGLMQHLAPLLGISLEGAVTAGLLHDSCKAMKKDELLARANKYGIELTEVHRARPQLLHGPVAAEECRRKFDLQSPDLYEAIYWHTTGKPGLNRMGQALYFADFSEPYRVHEEAAMARAILDAQGFDAALKFVAEAKLGILGKKGREIDPVTESFCSWLDGENGRAHE; from the coding sequence GTGCTCACTCTGTCCATCGCAAGGGCTGACGAGTACCTTGAGCTGCTTCGGGAACGTCTGCCCGATCACACGTTGCGACACTGCGTTTCCGTGGCGGGCCTGATGCAGCACTTGGCGCCGCTTCTCGGTATCAGCCTGGAAGGAGCCGTGACCGCGGGCTTGCTGCACGATTCGTGCAAGGCCATGAAGAAGGATGAATTGCTGGCGCGCGCCAACAAGTACGGTATTGAGTTGACCGAAGTGCATCGCGCCCGGCCTCAACTACTGCATGGACCTGTCGCCGCGGAAGAGTGCCGCCGCAAATTCGATCTTCAGAGTCCCGACCTTTACGAAGCCATCTACTGGCACACAACGGGTAAGCCCGGACTCAATCGCATGGGGCAGGCGCTCTACTTCGCAGACTTCTCGGAACCGTATCGCGTGCACGAAGAGGCGGCCATGGCGCGCGCGATTCTCGATGCACAGGGATTCGACGCGGCGCTGAAATTCGTCGCAGAAGCCAAGCTTGGGATTCTCGGGAAGAAGGGTCGCGAGATCGACCCTGTCACGGAATCGTTCTGCTCGTGGCTTGATGGAGAAAACGGCCGTGCCCACGAATGA
- a CDS encoding methyltransferase domain-containing protein, giving the protein MPTNDTFEDLARFYDPIMSHVNYDRWYLIAGRIADLLPRGFTHIDVACGTGTLLKRLRALGWKSFGVDLSFAMLHSGGKDETDWPVAAADMRALPFHGAAHYVTCLFDSLNFLIKPEEMRAGIRQLADALRPGGILYLDVVTERMVLDHFAGQEWNEENDGFTTTWTCDYNRKTHTAASHIRVNGGPPNTIYERIYEVSEIEDAMRAAGLQVLGVLDAERWRAVGRRTLRIDFVAVKGDAKNLQKPFKRIASDVLALLA; this is encoded by the coding sequence GTGCCCACGAATGACACGTTCGAGGATCTTGCGCGATTCTACGATCCGATCATGTCTCATGTGAACTATGACCGCTGGTACCTGATTGCGGGCCGCATAGCGGATCTACTGCCACGCGGTTTCACTCACATCGACGTCGCGTGCGGCACGGGCACTCTGCTCAAGCGCTTGCGCGCGCTAGGCTGGAAGAGCTTCGGGGTCGACTTAAGTTTTGCCATGCTTCATTCCGGCGGCAAAGACGAGACGGACTGGCCGGTTGCAGCAGCAGACATGCGCGCCCTCCCCTTCCATGGTGCGGCACACTACGTGACGTGCCTGTTCGACAGCCTGAACTTCCTGATCAAACCGGAAGAGATGCGGGCGGGCATCCGCCAACTAGCTGACGCTCTTCGGCCAGGCGGGATTCTCTATCTCGATGTCGTCACGGAGCGAATGGTGCTGGATCATTTCGCGGGCCAGGAGTGGAACGAAGAGAACGACGGATTTACGACGACGTGGACTTGCGACTACAATCGAAAGACTCACACCGCAGCGTCGCATATCCGGGTGAATGGCGGACCGCCCAACACGATCTACGAGCGCATCTATGAGGTCTCCGAAATTGAAGACGCCATGCGCGCGGCAGGGTTGCAGGTGCTGGGCGTGCTCGATGCCGAACGGTGGCGGGCCGTTGGAAGGCGAACGCTTCGAATCGATTTCGTCGCGGTCAAGGGCGACGCGAAGAATCTGCAAAAACCGTTCAAGCGCATTGCGAGTGATGTTCTCGCGCTTCTGGCCTAG
- the nadD gene encoding nicotinate-nucleotide adenylyltransferase codes for MGKHERIGVFGGTFDPIHAKHLEIARAALQQAQLDRVLFVVAARPPHKRMAITADPEDRFAMVAAAVEGEPAFEASRVELDREGPSYTADTLAELHRLHPGAQFWMIIGLDSLVDLPKWRSPESILSQARPLVVPRPGKFTVPKQLEGKFDWLDLPETDISSTEARRRIQAGEALDDLLPDSVRRVIEQRGIYRAHSVHRKG; via the coding sequence TTGGGTAAACACGAACGCATAGGCGTGTTTGGCGGCACGTTCGATCCCATCCATGCCAAGCACCTCGAGATCGCGCGCGCAGCGCTCCAGCAGGCGCAGCTCGATCGAGTCCTGTTTGTCGTTGCCGCGCGTCCTCCCCACAAACGCATGGCGATTACCGCGGACCCGGAAGACCGTTTTGCCATGGTTGCGGCAGCGGTAGAAGGCGAACCGGCCTTTGAAGCGTCGCGCGTTGAGTTGGATCGCGAGGGTCCATCGTATACCGCCGACACACTCGCTGAATTGCATCGCCTGCACCCGGGCGCCCAATTCTGGATGATCATCGGACTCGATTCGTTGGTGGACCTGCCCAAGTGGCGTTCGCCGGAGAGCATCCTCTCGCAGGCGCGGCCACTGGTTGTACCGCGGCCAGGCAAGTTTACGGTGCCCAAGCAGCTTGAGGGGAAGTTCGATTGGCTCGACTTGCCTGAAACCGATATTTCGTCCACCGAAGCGCGCCGCCGTATCCAAGCAGGAGAGGCCTTAGACGATCTATTGCCTGACTCCGTTCGGCGCGTCATTGAACAACGAGGGATTTACCGTGCTCACTCTGTCCATCGCAAGGGCTGA
- the proB gene encoding glutamate 5-kinase encodes MNTIPTEVRTLVVKIGTSLLTGPTGFDGRVMEEVVKELAALKRERSINILVVSSGAIGCGMNILGIKERPKVLPLKQATAAVGQSRLMHYYEVMFDQYGDGLHTAQVLLSAADLDDRNRYINVRNTIHTLFELKTVVPIVNENDSVTTDEIRFGDNDTLSARIAAKIGADLLIILSDVDGFFDKNPTQFSDAKLIPHVPRITDQIEGLADDTRAETSIGGMKTKLSAAKIACASGLVMVIANGNRKGIIRDVLEGKAVATTFGAVSEAMSQRKRWIAFGRSAKGSLRVDDGATRALCEQGRSLLPAGITEVVGEFKMGAAVRILDSKGHEIASGLVNYSSDDIGRIKGCKSSQIKAILGHKDFDEVIHRDNLVLL; translated from the coding sequence TTGAATACCATCCCGACTGAAGTACGAACGTTGGTCGTCAAGATCGGTACTTCCCTACTTACCGGGCCGACAGGGTTTGACGGCCGCGTGATGGAAGAAGTGGTAAAAGAACTCGCGGCGCTGAAGCGTGAGCGCTCCATCAATATTCTCGTTGTCTCGTCTGGCGCAATCGGTTGCGGCATGAATATCCTCGGCATCAAGGAACGCCCGAAAGTCTTACCGTTGAAGCAGGCCACCGCCGCCGTGGGACAATCGCGGTTGATGCACTACTACGAAGTGATGTTCGACCAGTACGGCGACGGACTCCACACCGCGCAAGTGTTGTTGTCCGCAGCAGACTTGGACGACCGGAACCGGTACATCAACGTTCGCAATACCATTCACACGCTCTTCGAATTGAAGACGGTCGTACCCATCGTGAATGAGAATGACAGCGTGACGACCGACGAAATCCGGTTCGGTGACAATGACACGCTTTCGGCAAGGATAGCGGCGAAAATCGGGGCCGACTTGCTCATCATCCTCAGCGACGTGGATGGTTTCTTTGACAAGAACCCGACCCAATTCTCCGATGCGAAACTCATTCCGCACGTGCCCCGAATTACCGACCAGATAGAGGGGCTTGCAGACGATACGCGCGCCGAGACGTCTATCGGAGGGATGAAAACCAAGCTCAGCGCGGCCAAGATTGCGTGCGCCTCGGGCTTGGTCATGGTGATAGCCAACGGCAATCGGAAGGGTATCATTCGCGACGTGCTGGAGGGCAAGGCCGTCGCCACGACGTTCGGGGCCGTGTCGGAAGCGATGTCGCAACGGAAGCGGTGGATTGCTTTCGGACGCTCGGCGAAAGGTTCGCTGCGAGTTGATGACGGCGCGACACGCGCGCTATGCGAACAGGGCCGCAGCCTCCTACCCGCCGGCATCACGGAGGTGGTCGGGGAGTTCAAAATGGGCGCGGCAGTGCGAATCCTGGATTCGAAGGGCCACGAGATTGCCAGCGGCCTCGTGAATTACTCCAGCGACGACATTGGCCGTATCAAGGGTTGCAAAAGCAGTCAGATCAAAGCCATTCTTGGGCACAAAGACTTCGATGAGGTCATCCACCGGGACAACCTCGTTCTACTGTAG
- a CDS encoding amino acid permease produces MKRLFDRKTLEILAQEMAGEHRLKRVLGPWSLTALGIGTIIGAGIFVVIGTVAHDKTGPAIIVSLLVSGLACVFAALCYAEFASMAPVAGSAYTYAYATLGELFAWIIGWDLVLEYTVASASVAHGWSHYFQNFISIFGWSIPEALAKAPFDTSSATGHFVLTGTLIDLPAFVISAVLTVILVIGIRESATFNAVMVVIKLAVVVFVIVVGAFYVNPDNWTPFAPYGWKGLSFFGEAFVWGEGPGGHPIGMLAGAGIMFFAYIGFDAVSTQAEEARNPQRDVPIGIIASLLICTGLYIAVAAVLTGMVPYDKIDIDAPVAAAFRDQGLPWAQFIISIGALAGITSVQMVLMLSQPRVLLAMARDGLLPSGFFAAIHPKFQTPYKSTILTGLVVGLLSAVIPLRLLLELVNIGTLLAFVIVCMAVLIMRRIHPNAERPFRCPYSPYLPIMGIVMCLMLMFSLPSSNWERL; encoded by the coding sequence ATGAAGAGACTATTCGACAGGAAGACGCTCGAAATCCTAGCCCAGGAGATGGCCGGTGAGCATCGGCTGAAGCGGGTACTGGGACCATGGTCGCTAACGGCGCTTGGAATTGGAACCATCATTGGAGCGGGGATCTTCGTCGTCATTGGAACCGTAGCCCATGACAAGACAGGGCCGGCCATTATCGTTTCGCTGCTTGTTTCCGGCCTGGCGTGTGTATTTGCCGCGCTCTGCTATGCGGAATTCGCATCGATGGCTCCTGTCGCGGGGTCTGCATATACATACGCATATGCAACGCTTGGCGAGTTGTTCGCGTGGATAATCGGCTGGGACCTTGTACTCGAATATACGGTGGCCTCGGCAAGCGTGGCGCATGGATGGTCGCACTATTTTCAAAACTTCATCAGCATCTTCGGGTGGTCCATCCCGGAAGCCCTGGCCAAGGCTCCCTTCGACACCAGTTCGGCAACGGGTCATTTCGTATTGACGGGTACGCTGATTGATTTGCCTGCCTTTGTGATCTCGGCGGTTCTGACTGTCATTCTCGTCATTGGCATTCGTGAAAGCGCGACCTTTAACGCGGTTATGGTGGTCATCAAGCTGGCAGTAGTCGTGTTCGTAATTGTAGTGGGCGCGTTTTATGTGAATCCGGACAACTGGACGCCTTTCGCGCCGTATGGCTGGAAGGGCCTCAGCTTCTTTGGCGAGGCGTTTGTATGGGGAGAAGGTCCCGGGGGGCATCCCATAGGGATGTTGGCCGGAGCAGGGATCATGTTCTTCGCATACATCGGATTCGATGCGGTGTCGACTCAAGCTGAAGAAGCGCGAAATCCGCAACGTGACGTCCCCATCGGCATCATTGCGTCTTTGCTCATTTGCACCGGGTTGTATATTGCCGTCGCGGCGGTGCTGACGGGCATGGTGCCCTACGACAAGATTGACATTGATGCGCCGGTGGCCGCGGCGTTCCGCGACCAAGGCCTCCCGTGGGCACAGTTCATCATATCGATAGGAGCACTAGCGGGAATCACTTCCGTGCAGATGGTACTGATGCTGAGCCAGCCGCGAGTCTTGTTAGCGATGGCACGAGATGGACTGCTTCCCTCCGGATTCTTCGCGGCGATTCACCCGAAGTTCCAGACGCCCTACAAGTCGACCATTCTCACGGGATTGGTTGTGGGATTGTTGTCGGCAGTGATTCCGCTGCGGCTTCTGCTTGAGCTCGTGAACATCGGCACCCTGCTGGCGTTCGTGATTGTCTGCATGGCCGTGCTGATCATGCGACGCATTCATCCGAATGCCGAGCGTCCGTTTAGATGTCCCTATTCGCCTTACCTGCCGATCATGGGAATCGTGATGTGTCTGATGCTCATGTTCTCGTTGCCGTCGAGCAACTGGGAACGGCTG
- a CDS encoding DUF5060 domain-containing protein translates to MSFSLIVVLALTWGIGQADTSSPPPIAITAVTPNATSVPCFARFELNLDLAATFDNPFDPAEVDVYAIFTSPDGKTLRVNGYYTQACKGNISPESETITPVGEPFWQIRFAPNKEGTWKYRVIAKDRTGEASLPDAEFAATPSTSPGYIRRNAQSPHLFAYDNGQPYLPIGENMCWGKLSDYDNWLPALGKAEGNWIRIWCFRWNCGFEWSPLDRQSWDYGTFQGLGRYNLASAWRLDRILDTAEQNGVNAMLCLGTYGEFTTGGFFNEGMWNTNPYNAANGGPCEKPEDFWTNERARALYKQRLRYLTARYGWRTNVFAWEFWNEANAPEPWVREMAQYVKGTGAAEPVDSFGHLVSTTYGTPEVWNIPEIDFTQSHLYGEANLLDVSPVILNDARQHRAFGKPHIPAEFGIDWRSSDDKQDTAFKGVNLHNALWASVLSGNGGSAMIWYWDSYVHPGQLYPQFTALRRFTENVPWHNGPWRPVEMDKPEIQLENETWRDMSISPTVGWGKSKVPEFVFEPNKDTGGDPLPSFLYGTYKPELRVPLVLKLKHDRPWRFDVHVNSVCTMARLQISVDGNVVLDHTLSAAPPEKDGEAPEYESTELRTDFPCYQAKFNKKYGVDVPAGEHTITVDITDGDWLNVTSYIFGSFLSDRHPKMNYCGLTNGQIALLWFQNADSNWQTAKAGTTVTPIKDARTILRGLPDGEYTCEWFDTWKGEASVTNRAMSSGGVLPLTLPDLTSDAALTIRP, encoded by the coding sequence ATGAGTTTCTCTCTGATCGTCGTGTTGGCATTGACTTGGGGTATTGGGCAAGCTGACACGTCCTCACCCCCCCCGATCGCGATAACGGCAGTTACGCCGAATGCGACATCCGTGCCGTGTTTCGCACGGTTCGAGTTGAACCTCGACCTGGCCGCGACCTTCGACAATCCCTTCGATCCCGCCGAGGTTGATGTGTATGCGATCTTCACTTCACCGGATGGTAAGACGCTGCGCGTCAATGGGTATTACACGCAGGCGTGCAAAGGCAATATTTCGCCGGAGTCGGAGACGATTACGCCGGTGGGTGAACCGTTCTGGCAGATTCGATTCGCGCCCAACAAAGAAGGAACGTGGAAGTATCGCGTCATCGCTAAGGATCGGACCGGCGAAGCTTCGTTGCCTGATGCGGAGTTCGCCGCAACGCCGTCCACATCTCCGGGCTATATCCGCAGAAACGCGCAGAGCCCGCATCTCTTCGCGTATGACAATGGACAACCGTATCTGCCTATTGGCGAGAACATGTGCTGGGGAAAGCTGAGCGACTACGACAATTGGTTGCCTGCGCTCGGAAAGGCGGAGGGCAACTGGATTCGAATCTGGTGTTTTCGTTGGAACTGCGGGTTCGAGTGGAGTCCGCTCGATAGGCAGTCGTGGGACTACGGAACGTTCCAAGGGCTTGGCCGGTATAACCTGGCCAGCGCGTGGCGGCTTGACCGGATTCTCGATACGGCCGAGCAGAATGGCGTCAACGCCATGCTGTGCCTGGGCACGTACGGCGAATTCACAACCGGCGGCTTCTTCAACGAAGGCATGTGGAACACAAATCCGTATAACGCCGCCAACGGCGGGCCTTGCGAGAAGCCGGAAGACTTTTGGACCAATGAGCGCGCGCGCGCGCTGTACAAGCAACGCTTGCGATACCTCACGGCGCGGTATGGATGGCGCACCAATGTGTTCGCGTGGGAGTTTTGGAACGAGGCAAATGCCCCGGAGCCGTGGGTGCGCGAAATGGCGCAGTACGTCAAGGGAACCGGTGCCGCGGAGCCTGTGGATTCTTTTGGACATCTGGTTTCCACGACATACGGCACGCCTGAGGTGTGGAACATCCCTGAAATCGATTTCACCCAGTCGCACCTTTATGGCGAGGCGAACCTGCTCGACGTGTCGCCGGTAATCCTCAATGATGCCCGGCAACACCGCGCATTTGGCAAGCCACACATTCCCGCGGAGTTCGGCATCGATTGGCGCTCGTCGGACGACAAGCAAGACACTGCGTTTAAGGGCGTCAATTTGCACAATGCCCTTTGGGCATCGGTGCTCTCGGGAAATGGCGGCAGCGCGATGATTTGGTACTGGGATTCCTATGTGCATCCCGGCCAGCTCTATCCTCAGTTCACCGCATTGCGCCGATTCACCGAGAACGTGCCGTGGCATAACGGTCCGTGGAGGCCGGTCGAGATGGACAAGCCAGAGATTCAATTGGAGAACGAAACATGGAGGGACATGTCCATCTCTCCCACAGTCGGTTGGGGTAAAAGCAAGGTTCCCGAGTTCGTGTTCGAGCCCAATAAGGACACAGGCGGGGACCCTCTCCCCTCTTTCCTGTATGGAACCTACAAACCCGAGTTGCGTGTGCCGCTCGTGCTGAAGCTGAAGCATGACCGCCCTTGGCGTTTCGATGTCCACGTAAATTCCGTGTGCACGATGGCGCGCCTACAGATCAGCGTCGATGGAAACGTTGTGCTGGATCACACGCTTTCCGCGGCCCCGCCCGAGAAAGACGGCGAAGCGCCGGAGTACGAGTCGACGGAATTGCGAACCGACTTCCCCTGCTATCAAGCCAAGTTCAACAAGAAGTACGGCGTGGACGTCCCGGCGGGCGAGCACACGATCACCGTGGATATTACTGACGGCGACTGGTTGAACGTGACGAGCTACATCTTCGGGAGCTTTCTCAGTGACCGACATCCCAAGATGAACTACTGCGGCCTTACCAACGGCCAAATCGCGCTTCTTTGGTTTCAGAACGCGGACAGCAATTGGCAGACCGCAAAAGCGGGGACAACAGTGACGCCAATCAAAGATGCTCGAACCATCTTACGTGGTTTGCCCGATGGCGAATACACCTGCGAATGGTTCGACACGTGGAAAGGCGAAGCCTCTGTTACGAATCGGGCAATGTCATCAGGGGGTGTTCTGCCACTCACATTGCCCGACCTTACCTCGGATGCTGCGCTCACTATACGCCCATAG